From Monomorium pharaonis isolate MP-MQ-018 chromosome 9, ASM1337386v2, whole genome shotgun sequence, the proteins below share one genomic window:
- the LOC114255171 gene encoding uncharacterized protein LOC114255171 — MNILPRILTFLSHEKSQVTHVLNESLRIPQRLLASHIVPNRMLSYRNVSMGGNDFMTNDDLSLLQRNINKGIITRLKHGKNTRSSCETEEDQRRIEDHRQDSCEEPREWRSDGYQISKESYQKICDDLSSRSIESNSPICLDKPMPYNNRRECESSVNQCNESDQATVIECERWFCGKPATKGKIYYKCKPKLCVYSVKKEATCKPRDYCGDKSRQTTFCPDSEPSQKVTSNEKETCHVEIPKEQFARDTYEYYIKPDPPPPKCLHWSEELPSHYSKKTTRSTSVKSSPMIPEKGPPKYRAKVTASSAQNIHEDFSRSPNENERGKTDTKKAPYLHKKASKKCKPRCVISFEDKCADSLTLPVPVGRTTESNIQQFPKLTRDGRCCVKKPERKSVTSDIGDCNPNMASFKHRLSKCPGIKKMSGTDVKHEPPVDVSVQQKQGALLAHCKKTKRSESRQETAKRKRRKFKSRAPVSSGWKRQRYKIRLKIFQKGDGRLDPCLPRIAEVRQPRGEKMQPELLKSAADKGEFSSQSRRSCPHYSPSKMPIVETKSYPTKMDESRVIRDQYLEKHPCKKRR; from the coding sequence ATGAATATTTTGCCTAGAATCCTGACATTTTTGTCGCATGAGAAGTCACAAGTGACACATGTGTTAAATGAATCTCTGAGGATTCCACAGAGATTACTGGCGTCTCATATTGTTCCAAATCGTATGCTTTCGTACAGAAATGTTAGTATGGGAGGGAATGATTTTATGACAAATGATGATTTGTCACTTTTGCaacgtaatattaataaaggcATAATTACACGACTTAAACATGGGAAAAACACGCGATCCAGCTGTGAAACGGAAGAAGACCAAAGACGCATCGAGGATCACCGGCAAGACTCCTGCGAAGAACCGCGTGAATGGCGTAGCGATGGTTATCAGATATCGAAAGAAAGTTATCAAAAGATTTGCGACGATTTATCGAGTCGGTCGATCGAATCCAATTCCCCGATCTGCTTGGACAAACCTATGCCGTATAATAATCGGCGAGAGTGCGAGTCATCGGTAAACCAGTGTAATGAATCGGACCAAGCGACTGTAATAGAATGTGAGAGATGGTTTTGTGGAAAACCAGCAACGAAaggcaaaatttattacaaatgcaAGCCAAAATTGTGCGTTTATTCAGTCAAAAAAGAAGCGACGTGCAAGCCACGAGATTATTGCGGAGATAAGTCGAGACAAACTACATTTTGTCCTGACTCAGAGCCTTCCCAAAAAGTTACATCGAACGAGAAAGAAACTTGTCATGTTGAAATACCGAAGGAGCAATTTGCACGAGATACATATGAGTACTACATAAAACCCGATCCTCCACCACCGAAATGTCTACACTGGAGTGAAGAGCTACCGTCTCATTACTCGAAGAAAACGACTCGTTCGACCTCTGTTAAATCCTCACCAATGATTCCTGAGAAAGGACCACCGAAATATCGGGCGAAAGTCACTGCGTCATCTGCACAGAATATTCATGAGGATTTCAGCAGGAGTCCGAATGAAAATGAGCGCGGCAAAACCGATACGAAAAAGGCCCCGTATTTGCACAAGAAGGCGTCAAAAAAATGTAAGCCTCGTTGTGTGATTTCTTTCGAGGACAAGTGTGCTGATTCTTTGACACTTCCTGTGCCAGTTGGCAGAACGACGGAATCTAATATTCAACAATTTCCCAAGCTGACAAGGGACGGCCGTTGTTGCGTGAAGAAGCCCGAGAGGAAATCTGTCACGTCGGATATCGGCGACTGCAATCCTAACATGGCGAGTTTCAAGCATCGATTGAGTAAGTGTCCTGGCATTAAGAAAATGTCGGGTACCGATGTCAAACACGAGCCACCTGTTGACGTTAGTGTGCAGCAAAAGCAAGGAGCTCTTTTGGCCCACTGTAAGAAGACGAAGAGATCAGAGTCGCGGCAAGAAAccgcaaaaagaaaaagaaggaagttCAAGTCACGAGCACCAGTGTCCAGCGGCTGGAAGCGACAGAGATACAAGATTCGTCTGAAGATTTTCCAAAAGGGGGACGGACGTCTCGATCCTTGCCTTCCGCGAATCGCCGAAGTGAGACAGCCGCGCGGCGAGAAAATGCAGCCGGAGCTATTAAAGTCCGCCGCGGACAAAGGCGAATTTTCTTCGCAATCGAGGCGCTCGTGCCCGCATTATTCGCCATCCAAGATGCCAATTGTCGAGACGAAGAGCTACCCGACGAAAATGGATGAGAGCAGGGTGATTCGCGATCAATATCTGGAAAAACACCCTTGCAAAAAGCGTCGCTGA